The genomic segment GCTTGTGAACATCATGCAGTCTTACACCCGTGTGAATATTTAGAAGAATACCATGATTTTGAGGTTACATATGTACCTGTTGATGAGCACGGAATGGTTGATCAAAAAGATGTAGAGAAAGCAATTACTGATGAAACCATCTTAATTAGTGTTATGATGGCTAATAATGAAGTAGGAACTATTCAGCCTATTAAAGAGATTGGAAAAATAGCTAAAGAGAATAATATATATTTTCATACTGATGCTGTCCAAGCTGTAGGTGCAATTTCTGTAGACGTTAATGAATTAAATGCTGATCTATTATCACTATCTGCTCATAAGTTTAATGGTCCAAAAGGGATAGGAGCACTTTATATTAGGAAAGGGACTAAAATTACTCCATTTATGCATGGAGGTGCTCAAGAGAGAGGAAGAAGAGCTAGTACTGAGAATGTACCAGCAATCGTTGGGTTAGGTAAAGCAGCAAAGGTTGCTTTAGAAGAATTAGAAGAGAAGCAAGAAAAGATAACAAAACTGAGAGGTAAGTTGATTAAGGGGATTAAAGAGAAGATTGATGAAGTTACTTTAAATGGTCATCCAACGAAAAGGTTACCTAATAATGTTAATTTCAGTATTCGGTATATTGAAGGGGAATCATTATTATTAAATTTAGATTTAGAAGGAATTGCTGCATCTAGTGGTTCTGCTTGCACTTCAGGTTCTCTAGATCCTTCTCATGTATTGCTAGCTATGGATATTCCGCATGAGATTGCGCATGGTTCTTTACGTTTAACTTTAGGGAAGTATACTACTGAAGAAGAAATTGATTATGTATTAGAAAAGTTACCAAAAGTAGTAGACAAGTTAAGAGCTATGTCTCCGTTATATGATCAAAATAGCTAGAATAATAAGGTTTATTAAGGAAAGAATAAAAAGGAGTTGATAGATATGTATTCTGATAAAGTGATGGACCATTTTCAAAACCCACGTAATGTAGGTGAGCTTGAAAATGCAGATGGAGTTGGTGAAGTAGGTAATCCAACCTGTGGAGATATAATGAAGATATATATTAAAGTAGAAGATGATACAATTCAAGATATTAAGTTTAAAACTT from the Selenihalanaerobacter shriftii genome contains:
- the nifS gene encoding cysteine desulfurase NifS; protein product: MKRVYLDNAATTSTAPEVLEAMKPYFTEKFGNASSVHSFGRENRNVVEDAREKVADLINADDSAEIVFTSGGTEADNLAIKGIAMKHRDEGKHIITSACEHHAVLHPCEYLEEYHDFEVTYVPVDEHGMVDQKDVEKAITDETILISVMMANNEVGTIQPIKEIGKIAKENNIYFHTDAVQAVGAISVDVNELNADLLSLSAHKFNGPKGIGALYIRKGTKITPFMHGGAQERGRRASTENVPAIVGLGKAAKVALEELEEKQEKITKLRGKLIKGIKEKIDEVTLNGHPTKRLPNNVNFSIRYIEGESLLLNLDLEGIAASSGSACTSGSLDPSHVLLAMDIPHEIAHGSLRLTLGKYTTEEEIDYVLEKLPKVVDKLRAMSPLYDQNS